CTTTTAAACAGTAACATTTTCTGCTTCCAGCAATTGTTGGAGATGAAGTTGGTAATAAGCACCTCTTTTATCGAGTAATTCTAAATGAGTGCCGCGTTCAATAATTTCACCTTTATCAAGTACAATAATTAAATCTGAATTTTTTACAGAAGATACACGATGACTGATAATGAGGGTTGTTTTCGTTTTCGCGATACCTTGTAAATTCCTCAATATTTTTTCTTCTGTTTCCGTATCTACGGCAGAAAGGCAATCGTCAAAAATAAGTATAGGGGCTTGTTTTAAAAGAGCTCTGGCAATGGAAATACGTTGTTTTTGTCCGCCCGAAAGTGTGATGCCGCGTTCGCCCACCATCGTTTCAAATTGCTGTGGAAATTCAATAATATTGGAATAAATAACGGCATTTTTGGCAGCTTCTTCAACAGCAGTTTTTTGTGCATCAGAATGCTGTGGAAGGGTAACAGAAAAAGCAATGTTGTTGTAAATACTATCTGAAAAAAGAAAAACTTCTTGCGGTACATAACCTATTTGATTGCGCAAATCAGACAAATTAGTTTGCTTAATGGATTGATGGTCAATTAAAATATCGCCTTCACTTACGTCGTACATTCTACAAATTAAATTGGCGATACTGGATTTTCCAGAACCTGTCCTGCCAATGATAGCAAGTGATTTACCTGGTTCTGTATGAAAAGAAACATTTTTTAAAGCGGTGATTCCTGAATCAGGATAAGTAAAATGAACGTTTTTAAATTCGATAAAACCTTGTATGGAAGAGCGTTTCTTTGTCGTATTACTAATTTCAGGAATGGTGTGCAAAAACTCATTGATACGCGTTTGCGATGCCGCAGCTCGTTGTATCAAAGAGGTAACCCAGCCGAGCGACGCCACAGGCCATGTCAATAAATTGACATAAATTACAAATTCTGCAATGTTTCCGATTGTAATTTTTCCGGCAATGGCTTCTTTTCCGCCAATATAAATGGTGAAAATGGTGCTTAAGCCAATCAGTAAAATCATAAAAGGCTGAAAGCTGGCATCTATTTTTACCAATGAAATATTTTTTTCTTTATATACAATACTCTCTTCTTCAAATTGTTTTTTGGAATAGCCTTCGCGCTGATAGGCTTTTAGAACGCGTATCCCAGAAAAACTTTCTTGTGCAATGGTGGATAATTTTGAAAGTTGTTGTTGTACCGAAGTGCTTTTTTTATTGATGGCTTCACTCACGTAATAAATGGTAATAACCAATATTGGCAAGGGAGCAAGTACATATAAAGTCAAGGTAACATCTACACTTAACATTTTGTGAATGGTTAAAGCAAACGTAATAATTGTATTGACAACATACATAATGGCAGGACCGATATACATTCGCACGCGACTGACATCTTCACTGATTCGATTCATTAAATCACCGGTATTGTTGCGTTTGTAAAAGGCGGAAGTTAATTTTTGATAATGCGCATACACTTCATTTTTTAAATCGTATTCGATTAAACGCGACATCACAATAATGGTTTGGCGCATAAAAAACAAGAAAATACCACTGATTAAAGCCATTAAAATAATAATGCCTCCGAAGTACAATAATTTTTCAGGAGAAGCTGAAGGATTCATCGCCATTGTTTTAGCATAATTAATCGCTGCGCCTACGTAAGGTGTGGAGTAAACTTTAAAATAGTTGGAAAGAATAATAAAGAAAATACCCAAGGACAAACGAATGCGGTATTTGTAAAAGTATTTGTTGATATGTGCTAATGATTTCAATTCAAAAAAATATTTTTTTAACGAGATAAAACAATGTTGGACTTATAATTTTGCTAGCTCCAAAAATTAATCTAATTTTGCGAAATTATTTTTAGAAAGAATGCAATCTGAAATTAAAATTACGCCCGCAAAGGTAGGCATATCATCCATATAAATTTTAAAACCGAAAAAAATATGTTGGAAGTAAAAAATGTGAAGAACACATCCTTGGCAGAAAATCCCGTTATTAGTCAGATGTTGAAATACAATCACGAACAAATCGTATTTTGTAACGATAGTGAAACAGGCTTGAAAGCGATTATTGCGATTCACAATACTGTTTTGGGCCCAAGTTTAGGCGGTACCAGAATGTGGAAATATGCTACCGAAATGGAAGCTTTGCACGATGTGTTGCGACTTTCGCGCGGAATGACTTACAAAGCTGCTGCTGCGGGATTGAATTTAGGTGGCGGAAAAGCAGTTGTAATAGGCGATTCAACAAAAGATAAGACAGAAGCCTTGCTTCGCAGATTGGGTAAATTTGTAGACAGTTTAGGTGGAAAATATATTACTGCCGAAGATGTTGGAATGACAAGTCGCGATATGGAATACATCCATAACGAAACGGATCATGTTACCGGATTGCCAGAATCTATGGGTGGAAGCGGAGATCCATCGCCAGTTACCGCTTACGGCGTGTACATGGGAATGAAAGCATCTGCGAAAGAA
The nucleotide sequence above comes from Bacteroidia bacterium. Encoded proteins:
- a CDS encoding ABC transporter ATP-binding protein; translated protein: MKSLAHINKYFYKYRIRLSLGIFFIILSNYFKVYSTPYVGAAINYAKTMAMNPSASPEKLLYFGGIIILMALISGIFLFFMRQTIIVMSRLIEYDLKNEVYAHYQKLTSAFYKRNNTGDLMNRISEDVSRVRMYIGPAIMYVVNTIITFALTIHKMLSVDVTLTLYVLAPLPILVITIYYVSEAINKKSTSVQQQLSKLSTIAQESFSGIRVLKAYQREGYSKKQFEEESIVYKEKNISLVKIDASFQPFMILLIGLSTIFTIYIGGKEAIAGKITIGNIAEFVIYVNLLTWPVASLGWVTSLIQRAAASQTRINEFLHTIPEISNTTKKRSSIQGFIEFKNVHFTYPDSGITALKNVSFHTEPGKSLAIIGRTGSGKSSIANLICRMYDVSEGDILIDHQSIKQTNLSDLRNQIGYVPQEVFLFSDSIYNNIAFSVTLPQHSDAQKTAVEEAAKNAVIYSNIIEFPQQFETMVGERGITLSGGQKQRISIARALLKQAPILIFDDCLSAVDTETEEKILRNLQGIAKTKTTLIISHRVSSVKNSDLIIVLDKGEIIERGTHLELLDKRGAYYQLHLQQLLEAENVTV